The following proteins are co-located in the Eleginops maclovinus isolate JMC-PN-2008 ecotype Puerto Natales chromosome 1, JC_Emac_rtc_rv5, whole genome shotgun sequence genome:
- the LOC134882549 gene encoding protein FAM200A-like, whose amino-acid sequence MVACDSLMVMSCVANLTYYSLRTVLRAKLTHIYKHSRREYFKIGCSTANICYICTSLAIYLAPMDRFVVRKVPEGQAAMTEGQAATTEGQAATIGQGQASEASTSQKRRKRKYNEEYVKYGFTVTTDRAGEEVPLCFVCSTILCNEAMKPSKLTRHMETHHVHLKAKPVEYMQQMLRDFKGQQATMRKSAKINENALKASYLVALRVAKSKKPHTIAEQLILPAAIDMCRAMVSEECANKLKTIPLSDNTIGRRIGEMANDVKDQLMAKLQTVLFSLQIDETTDVTNDAQLLTFVRYEDSGTMCEEFLFCKPLPGRTTGVEIFKALDDFFTEHNISWQRCVALCSDGARAMSGSKTGLFAHVRRVAPGVIWTHCLIHREALASKDLSVELSGVFDVVVKTVNFIKRNALNTRLFSSLCHDLGSEHSSLLYHSEVRWLSRGAVLARVFELRGAIYEFLCEKHSDLASNFNDSYWLTKLAYLTDVFAELNKLNSSMQGRDANVMQLYEKLDAFVKKMSKWIERVESNNLAMFPSVEEYPDSTDINDTICEHLRKLVRQFAKYFTDSEEWRRDSKWILLPFSDDASVGSSLTAVEEDKLIEMSTDSVRRHMYDTQPLVKFWISCQTEFPQLAAKAMRCLLPFPTTYLCESGFSTLAYLKNKYRARLDPENDMRLSLSTISPRIDRLCGLHHAQISH is encoded by the coding sequence atggtagcctgtgattcgctaatggtaatgagttgcgtcgctaacctcacttattattcattacgtacagtcttgcgagcaaagttgacacacatttataagcatagccgacgagagtattttaagataggttgtagtacagcaaacatttgttacatatgtactagtctagctatatatctagcaccaatggatcgttttgtagtgaggaaagtgccagagggacaggctgccatgacagagggtcaggctgccacgacagagggacaggccgccacgatagggcaaggacaggcttccgaagcgtcaacttcgcaaaaaagacgaaaaagaaaatacaatgaggaatatgttaaatatggattcacagtgacgacagacagagcaggagaggaggtaccactgtgtttcgtatgttcaacaattctctgtaatgaagctatgaagccgtcgaaacttacgcggcatatggagacgcatcacgtccacttgaaggccaaacccgttgagtacatgcaacagatgttgcgtgatttcaaaggacagcaggctaccatgaggaagagtgcaaaaataaatgaaaacgcactgaaagcatcgtatctggtcgctctcagggttgcaaaaagtaagaagccccataccattgcagagcagcttatattgccagcagccatagatatgtgcagagctatggtaagcgaagaatgtgccaacaaattaaaaactattccgttgtcagacaacacaatcggaagacgaattggggaaatggcaaatgatgtcaaagaccagctgatggcaaaacttcagacagttctgttttcccttcaaatcgacgagacgacagatgttactaatgatgcgcaactgttaacatttgtgcgatacgaggacagtggcactatgtgcgaggaatttcttttttgcaaaccactgcccgggcgaactaccggtgtagaaatatttaaagcactggacgattttttcacggagcacaatatctcgtggcagaggtgcgttgcattatgcagcgatggggcccgagccatgagtggcagcaagactggactgtttgcgcatgtaaggagggtggctccgggggtaatttggacacactgcctgattcatagagaggctctcgcctccaaagatctcagtgttgagctcagtggtgtgtttgatgtcgttgtcaagacggtcaacttcataaaacgaaacgcattgaatacacgcctgttttcatccctatgccatgacttgggaagtgaacacagctctctcctttatcattcagaggtgcgttggctgtctcgcggcgctgtgctcgcccgtgtgtttgaactacgcggagctatctacgagttcttgtgcgagaagcattctgatctggcttccaatttcaacgatagttactggttaactaagctggcgtacctcacagatgtttttgcagagctgaacaagttgaacagctccatgcaagggagagatgcaaacgtcatgcagctctacgagaagctcgacgcatttgtgaaaaaaatgtcaaagtggatcgaacgagtggagagcaataacttggcgatgtttccttcagttgaggaataccctgacagcactgacatcaacgacactatatgtgagcatttgaggaagcttgtgcgtcaattcgcaaagtacttcactgattcggaagagtggcgccgtgacagcaagtggatcctgctcccattcagtgacgatgcatcagtagggtcaagtctgacggctgtggaagaggataagctgattgagatgtccacagactctgtcaggaggcatatgtacgacacacagccccttgttaaattctggataagttgccagacagaatttccacagcttgctgcaaaagcaatgaggtgtcttttgccctttccaaccacatacctgtgtgagagtggtttttctacactggcgtacttaaagaataagtacagggctaggcttgatccagagaatgacatgagactgtctctgtctaccatttcgccacgaatagacaggctgtgtggacttcaccacgcccagatatcacactga